AAGCTTCAGGAAGCCCTCAAAATCGTCCGGCTCGAATTTTTTCGTCGGCGCGAACTGCCAGACCAGCGGCCCGAGTTTTGGCCCAAGCTCCTCCAGCCCTTGCGAGAAGAACTTCGCCATCGACTCTCCGGCCTCGGACAGCACCTTGCGGTTGGTGACGAAGCGGTTGCCCTTGATCGAGAAGACGAAGTCTTCCGGCGTCTCGGCCGCCCATTTGGCATAGGTCGCCGGCGTGAAGCCCGAATAGTAGGTGCCGTTGACCTCGATGGTCGGCACCTGCCGCGAGGCGAATTCGAGCTGCCGCTTCTTCGGCAGCGTGTCGGGATAGAACGTGCCCTCCCAGGGCTCGAAGGTCCAGCCGCCCATTCCCGCGCGGATCGTTCCGGCCTTGCTCATCACGCCTCCCATCGATGTCGCCGGACAGAACTTATGTCGCAAGGGGCCACGGGTCCATCGCGGCGGCACGCTGCCCGCCAGCCTCCTGACATATGGTGCCGGGCTTCGCATCACATTCACAGGCGCCGGTTACGGGTGTAATGAAGCAAGCCGCCGGTGGGGACCGGCCCCGGAGCCAGTCACCTCATGCCGATATCCGCCAAACTCGCCCGCAAGCTCGCCGTCGCCGCCGTCGTCGTCCTTGCCGGCCTCTGGTTCATCCCGGTCGTCACCATCGTATGGCTTGCCTGCGGGCTGATCGACGTGATGCGCAACACGCGCCGCGACGCGATGGTGTTCGAGCGTTACTTCCTCGGCAACGGCATCCCGACCTTCCTTCTGTCGCCGTTCAACCTGTTGATCGACCTCCTGTCCTACCGCAACAAGGGCATCTGGAAAATGGAGGACCTGCCGCCGGCCTGGCGCGAGGAGGTCGAGTTCGTGCTTGGCACCTTCCGCACCCGCAAGGACGAGATCGTCGGCGACATCGACAAGGTGTTCGAGGCCGGCCGGCGCGGCATGTATGTCTTCTCCTGGTACGGCAAGGAGAACCCGCACAACATCGAGGAGTTCAAGCGCGAGTTCAAATACATCAAGACGATCGCCGTCTCGGTGTTTTCGAAGCGCGAATCGACCACCTTCCATTACGGCCCGCTGAGGCTGACGCTGCGCGTGCTCTACAATCTCTCGCCGGTGAAGACCGACCAGATCTTCATCGAATGCGGCAACGCCAAGCACTACTGGCACGACGACCCGCTCTACATCTTCGACGACACGCTGATCCACCGCTCGGTCAACGAATACGACGCGCGCCGCTATTGCGTGTTCATGGACATCGTGCGGCCGACGCCGTTCCCGGGGCTGCTGTCGGCGCTCGTCTCGGTCGTGTCGCTGATCGCCTC
The Mesorhizobium australicum genome window above contains:
- a CDS encoding aspartyl/asparaginyl beta-hydroxylase domain-containing protein, with the translated sequence MPISAKLARKLAVAAVVVLAGLWFIPVVTIVWLACGLIDVMRNTRRDAMVFERYFLGNGIPTFLLSPFNLLIDLLSYRNKGIWKMEDLPPAWREEVEFVLGTFRTRKDEIVGDIDKVFEAGRRGMYVFSWYGKENPHNIEEFKREFKYIKTIAVSVFSKRESTTFHYGPLRLTLRVLYNLSPVKTDQIFIECGNAKHYWHDDPLYIFDDTLIHRSVNEYDARRYCVFMDIVRPTPFPGLLSALVSVVSLIASKINAIFYKNWKMFRPAPKPAAN